Proteins from a genomic interval of Symmachiella macrocystis:
- a CDS encoding PcfJ domain-containing protein — protein sequence MPTIAARMVRAATLPLHFSTQARIMCIHHGRRSSKVWLDRLIRESADCSPRHARNYWQIIDAVRRSTDLLRPTSVWGFSTREQAARVVTVCARIALHSYVWHPDQWEQSPEHWRPPSGNAHKQLSSLVHHLFDRYLVPSFMTNVWWAEGEERWPRELYLHLARGAGIRSFPLPFDFPLTKPVARWFVEAPDGMSPFQALRWSQVRALGGDDRLGCQIVRRTILGVLLEDEPFWESVLRFLIRNMPISNDEITTIIWFIRCQRFVPGEYTWGPGGGEAPLQPNFSVRGRSLMSLRRHMANWRDEVRPNLPPPIETKSWEPTPIGTFDFRGNDAVWTIRELLTDRELRVEGDNMHHCVADYIEACATRKTSIWSMRVLRGDVRRRVMTIEVEPESKTIWQAQGKRNARPNSAAQEILQKWAAQEQLILSECM from the coding sequence TTGCCGACGATTGCCGCGCGGATGGTCCGCGCAGCCACGTTGCCCCTCCATTTTTCAACCCAGGCCCGCATTATGTGCATTCATCACGGCCGTCGGAGTTCGAAGGTTTGGCTGGATCGCCTGATCCGCGAATCGGCCGACTGCAGCCCTCGTCATGCGCGAAACTATTGGCAGATCATTGACGCCGTACGCCGTTCGACCGATCTGTTGCGTCCAACTTCTGTATGGGGTTTTTCGACCCGGGAGCAAGCTGCGCGCGTTGTCACCGTCTGCGCGCGTATCGCGTTGCATAGTTACGTTTGGCATCCCGATCAATGGGAACAGTCGCCCGAACATTGGCGTCCGCCCAGTGGAAATGCGCACAAACAGTTGTCTTCGTTGGTGCACCACTTGTTTGATCGATATTTGGTCCCGTCATTTATGACCAACGTGTGGTGGGCCGAGGGCGAGGAGCGGTGGCCCCGGGAGCTGTATCTGCATCTCGCACGCGGCGCCGGCATTCGTAGCTTTCCATTGCCGTTTGATTTCCCGTTGACCAAACCGGTTGCGCGGTGGTTTGTGGAAGCGCCGGATGGCATGTCACCATTTCAAGCATTGCGTTGGTCGCAAGTCCGGGCACTCGGTGGTGACGACCGATTGGGTTGCCAAATTGTGAGACGTACGATCCTTGGTGTGCTACTTGAAGACGAGCCATTTTGGGAATCGGTACTGCGTTTTTTAATCCGGAACATGCCGATCAGCAACGACGAAATCACGACCATCATCTGGTTCATTCGTTGCCAACGTTTCGTACCGGGCGAGTACACTTGGGGTCCCGGCGGGGGCGAAGCGCCGTTGCAACCCAATTTTTCTGTACGTGGCCGGTCCTTGATGTCACTGAGGCGACATATGGCCAACTGGCGGGATGAGGTACGACCTAATTTACCACCACCAATCGAGACGAAATCGTGGGAACCAACGCCTATTGGTACCTTTGATTTTCGGGGTAACGACGCCGTATGGACGATCCGCGAATTGCTCACCGATCGGGAGTTACGGGTTGAGGGAGACAACATGCATCATTGCGTGGCAGATTACATTGAAGCATGCGCCACGCGAAAAACCTCAATCTGGTCAATGCGTGTCCTCCGCGGCGATGTACGGCGGCGGGTCATGACGATTGAAGTCGAGCCGGAATCCAAAACAATCTGGCAGGCCCAAGGGAAGCGAAATGCGCGCCCAAATTCCGCAGCTCAGGAGATTCTCCAGAAGTGGGCCGCACAGGAACAATTGATTTTATCTGAGTGCATGTAG
- a CDS encoding AAA family ATPase codes for MTDAATTNSPTPPELHGGEEQALEQLAGAYGRMRTEIGKVIIGQEQTVEEILIAMFCQGHCLLVGVPGLAKTLLVSTIAEILELTYHRIQFTPDLMPSDITGTDILQEDPQTGRNSFQFLEGPIFANMLLADEINRTPPKTQAALLEAMQERHVTAGSHTYPLPHPFFVLATQNPIEQEGTYPLPEAQLDRFMFNIVVNYPSADEELLILKQTTGAETPKLAQALSGEQILELQSLVRQVPVAEHVFVYARNLVRATRPDETEAPAFIKEYASWGAGPRAGQYLILGGKARALLAGRFHVTTEDIRAIAHPVLRHRLLTNFHADTEGITVDDIIDMLVKEIRPPQETRAEQLLR; via the coding sequence ATGACCGACGCTGCCACCACGAATTCGCCGACTCCCCCGGAGTTGCATGGGGGAGAAGAACAAGCCCTTGAGCAACTGGCTGGCGCCTATGGGCGGATGCGGACCGAGATTGGGAAGGTGATCATCGGCCAGGAACAGACGGTCGAGGAAATCTTGATTGCCATGTTCTGCCAAGGGCATTGCTTGCTGGTGGGCGTGCCTGGATTGGCCAAGACCTTGTTGGTCAGCACGATCGCCGAGATTTTAGAACTGACTTACCACCGCATTCAGTTCACGCCCGACTTAATGCCTTCGGATATCACCGGCACCGACATTCTGCAAGAAGATCCGCAAACAGGCCGCAATTCGTTTCAATTTTTAGAAGGTCCGATTTTTGCCAACATGCTGTTGGCCGACGAGATCAACCGGACGCCGCCCAAGACACAAGCCGCGCTGTTGGAAGCAATGCAGGAACGGCACGTGACGGCCGGTTCGCACACCTACCCACTTCCGCATCCATTTTTTGTGTTGGCCACGCAAAATCCGATCGAGCAGGAAGGGACCTATCCACTGCCCGAAGCGCAACTCGATCGGTTCATGTTCAACATCGTCGTCAACTACCCATCGGCCGACGAGGAATTGTTGATCCTCAAACAAACCACTGGCGCCGAGACGCCAAAGCTGGCTCAAGCGCTCAGCGGCGAACAGATTTTGGAACTGCAGTCACTCGTCCGCCAAGTGCCGGTGGCGGAGCATGTGTTTGTCTATGCTCGCAATTTGGTGCGGGCGACGCGGCCTGACGAAACCGAAGCACCGGCGTTCATCAAGGAATACGCCTCGTGGGGCGCCGGTCCTCGTGCGGGGCAATATTTGATTTTGGGAGGTAAGGCCCGCGCGTTGTTAGCGGGCCGATTTCACGTCACCACCGAAGACATCCGCGCCATCGCCCATCCCGTCCTACGGCACCGCCTGCTGACAAATTTCCACGCCGACACCGAAGGGATCACCGTCGACGACATCATCGACATGCTAGTCAAAGAGATCCGCCCCCCGCAGGAAACGCGTGCCGAACAATTGTTGCGTTAG
- a CDS encoding 3'-5' exonuclease, whose product MANLRAAQMGQPVQYLVFDVEAIADGDLIAKVRYPGKDYTPAEAVRAYRDELIEQRGDGKDFIPPTFMLPISVAVGKISGDFELIDLVVLDAPAYRPHVITKLFWDGWSHYGRPTFVTFNGRGYDMPVMELAAYRYGISLPTWYNIHERSFEQSRNRYNLESHFDLMDFFTNFGAGRMTGGLNLLANLIGKPGKTGIDGSQVQDMYEAGRADEINDYCRCDVLDTFFVFLRSQVMTGALKLDREQEIVAATKQWLGERSADSPAYAHYLEHWGDWKPAEEPG is encoded by the coding sequence ATGGCTAATTTACGAGCGGCGCAAATGGGGCAGCCGGTTCAGTATTTGGTCTTCGACGTCGAAGCAATCGCCGATGGCGACTTGATAGCGAAGGTCCGGTATCCGGGTAAAGACTACACACCGGCCGAAGCGGTGCGGGCGTATCGTGATGAATTGATTGAACAGCGGGGCGACGGTAAGGATTTTATTCCGCCGACGTTCATGTTACCCATCTCGGTGGCTGTCGGAAAAATCAGCGGCGATTTTGAACTGATCGATTTGGTTGTACTGGACGCTCCCGCCTATCGACCGCATGTGATCACCAAATTGTTCTGGGACGGCTGGTCACATTACGGACGTCCCACATTTGTCACGTTCAATGGTCGGGGCTATGACATGCCGGTGATGGAATTGGCCGCCTATCGCTACGGGATCAGTCTTCCAACCTGGTACAACATCCATGAACGTTCCTTCGAACAGTCACGAAATCGCTACAATCTCGAGTCCCACTTCGATTTGATGGACTTTTTCACGAACTTCGGTGCGGGGCGGATGACCGGCGGGCTGAATTTGTTGGCCAACTTGATCGGAAAACCGGGAAAAACCGGCATCGACGGGTCGCAGGTTCAGGACATGTACGAAGCAGGCCGTGCCGACGAAATTAACGATTACTGCCGTTGCGACGTATTGGACACTTTTTTCGTCTTTTTGCGCAGCCAGGTGATGACCGGGGCACTCAAATTGGACCGTGAACAGGAGATCGTGGCGGCGACCAAGCAATGGCTTGGCGAACGATCGGCCGACAGCCCGGCTTATGCGCACTATTTAGAGCATTGGGGCGACTGGAAACCGGCCGAAGAACCGGGCTAG
- a CDS encoding YqgE/AlgH family protein codes for MPKSLRAHFLMAVKGLRDPNFFKTVVLMVEDGENGSMGLILNQPSKTSVQDALTDHFDLSGIKDLVYTGGPVEPSALFILHNVGDVDYDERPLLPGLYVGSTANAFQDVVQRIADGDTDIKFRIFRGCAGWAPFQLQGELARGDWLTVPATAEHVLHDNPYDLWEQLVEIAGRQSGVVPASNGNPELN; via the coding sequence ATGCCCAAATCGCTACGCGCGCATTTTCTGATGGCTGTGAAGGGATTGCGGGACCCGAATTTTTTCAAAACGGTCGTGTTGATGGTCGAGGATGGCGAAAACGGGTCGATGGGGCTGATCTTGAATCAACCGTCGAAAACCTCCGTGCAGGACGCCTTAACGGACCATTTTGATCTGTCGGGCATTAAGGACTTAGTCTACACCGGCGGGCCGGTCGAGCCATCGGCGCTGTTTATTTTACACAATGTGGGAGACGTGGATTACGACGAGCGACCGTTGCTTCCCGGATTGTATGTGGGCAGTACGGCCAACGCATTTCAGGATGTGGTGCAGCGGATTGCCGATGGCGATACAGACATCAAGTTTCGGATTTTTCGCGGGTGCGCGGGTTGGGCGCCCTTTCAACTACAGGGGGAATTGGCGCGCGGCGATTGGTTAACCGTACCAGCCACTGCCGAGCATGTGTTGCACGACAATCCTTATGATCTCTGGGAACAATTGGTTGAGATCGCCGGACGTCAATCGGGCGTTGTTCCCGCCAGCAACGGAAACCCCGAATTGAATTAG